A single genomic interval of Sphingobium sp. EM0848 harbors:
- a CDS encoding DUF4139 domain-containing protein: MRRIGPWPLLILLLCTPVVARAQSPVVISAAPDKVAVTLYRDADRGENAIDRNNPGAFALVAETRRVMLPPGPVVIRFEGVASGIVPQSAILFGAPPRERNRDAALLSQKGLVDAFTGQRVILRRTDPATGRTVEESATVRSAADRLVVTTPRGVEALYCSGLRQTLLYPEAPPTLSARPVLTMTTKDQPGGWATITLAYIATGFDWDATYVGTLAPDGQSLSLLGWLTLASADDTSFPDATAAAVAGRVQRSPDSRDDTGARAHQEARYLNRFSDCWPADTTSDIGHPAPPPPAPVAMMVAGEDIVVTAQRREMALSAPAAPVVVARAENLGDLKLYRIPVPVTVAARSQKQVAFLIKQKVMGSLIYRSQMIWDEPDDPRMLFRFRNRVADGLGDPLPAGRAVLYQDSPWGRMYVGESATGDKAVDEDVEWPFAQASNLTLEQEQRKEGERVLRHRLIVRNANPFAVRFEMDFPQNGGRIFDGFGGRVTDKPGKKVWAMTVPANGEVRLRFRSTERED; the protein is encoded by the coding sequence ATGCGCCGCATCGGGCCGTGGCCGCTGCTTATCCTCCTCCTCTGCACGCCTGTTGTCGCGCGGGCGCAATCGCCCGTGGTGATTTCGGCCGCACCGGACAAGGTGGCCGTCACCCTGTACCGCGATGCGGATCGGGGAGAGAATGCGATCGACCGCAACAATCCCGGCGCTTTCGCTCTGGTAGCAGAGACGCGCCGGGTGATGCTGCCGCCCGGCCCGGTGGTGATCCGGTTCGAAGGGGTGGCGAGCGGTATTGTGCCGCAGTCAGCGATCCTGTTTGGCGCACCCCCGCGCGAACGCAACCGCGATGCCGCCCTGCTGTCGCAAAAGGGGCTGGTGGATGCCTTTACCGGGCAGCGGGTGATCCTGCGCCGAACCGATCCGGCGACCGGACGGACGGTGGAGGAAAGCGCGACCGTCCGTTCCGCTGCCGACCGGCTGGTGGTGACGACGCCGCGTGGGGTGGAAGCGCTTTATTGTTCCGGCCTGCGTCAGACCCTGCTCTATCCGGAGGCGCCTCCGACTCTCTCGGCCCGGCCGGTGCTGACGATGACGACCAAGGATCAGCCCGGCGGCTGGGCAACCATCACGCTCGCCTATATTGCCACCGGCTTCGACTGGGACGCCACCTATGTCGGCACATTGGCGCCTGACGGACAGTCGCTGAGCCTGCTTGGCTGGCTGACGCTGGCGAGCGCGGATGATACCAGTTTTCCCGATGCGACGGCTGCCGCCGTGGCCGGACGGGTGCAGCGATCGCCGGACAGCCGCGACGATACGGGAGCAAGAGCGCATCAGGAGGCCCGTTATCTGAACAGGTTCAGCGATTGCTGGCCGGCTGACACGACGAGCGACATCGGCCATCCGGCTCCGCCGCCGCCCGCGCCGGTGGCGATGATGGTGGCGGGGGAGGATATCGTCGTGACAGCCCAGCGGCGGGAAATGGCGCTGTCAGCTCCCGCCGCGCCTGTAGTGGTTGCCAGAGCGGAGAATCTGGGCGACCTCAAACTCTATCGCATTCCCGTTCCCGTCACGGTCGCTGCGCGGTCGCAAAAGCAGGTCGCCTTTCTGATCAAGCAGAAGGTGATGGGCAGCCTCATCTATCGATCGCAGATGATCTGGGACGAGCCGGACGATCCCCGGATGCTGTTCCGTTTTCGCAACCGGGTGGCGGATGGTCTGGGCGATCCGCTCCCGGCGGGGCGCGCGGTGCTGTATCAGGACAGCCCCTGGGGCCGGATGTATGTCGGAGAAAGCGCGACGGGCGATAAGGCCGTGGACGAAGACGTTGAATGGCCCTTTGCGCAGGCAAGCAACCTCACGCTGGAGCAGGAACAGAGGAAGGAGGGCGAGCGCGTCCTGCGCCACCGGCTGATCGTGCGCAACGCCAATCCCTTTGCCGTGCGCTTTGAGATGGACTTTCCGCAGAATGGCGGTCGGATTTTCGACGGCTTTGGCGGCCGGGTGACGGACAAGCCGGGCAAGAAAGTCTGGGCCATGACGGTGCCGGCAAATGGGGAGGTCCGATTGCGGTTCCGATCTACCGAGCGCGAGGATTAA
- a CDS encoding IS630 family transposase, with amino-acid sequence MGRAYSADLRERISAHVRAGHSRRAAARHFGVSASCAVKLLQRVERTGSAASSRIGRPRGAGKLAPYMARLTGWVDREPDIGMSELSNKLAAETGVVAHPASLSRVLIQAGYRVKKTLLASECGRDDVAHARLRWRLDRQPQMRAKPHHLVFLDETATTTKMTKLRGRAPKGERLKARAPFGHWKTQTFIAGLRCDCLVAPWVIDQPMNRRLFETYIETQLAPTLSPGDVVIADNLSSHKSEKVKACLKERGAWILFLPAYSPDLNPIEMAFAKLKSHLRRIGARTIDELWKALGHICDLYSAEECWEYFKAAGYASN; translated from the coding sequence ATGGGCAGAGCATATTCGGCTGATTTGCGGGAACGGATATCGGCGCACGTAAGGGCGGGACACTCGCGCCGGGCGGCGGCCCGCCATTTCGGTGTGAGCGCGAGTTGCGCAGTGAAGTTGTTGCAGCGAGTGGAACGAACAGGTTCGGCTGCTTCTTCACGAATAGGGCGGCCACGCGGCGCTGGTAAGTTGGCGCCGTATATGGCCCGGTTGACGGGCTGGGTGGATAGGGAACCAGACATCGGCATGTCGGAGCTGTCCAACAAGCTTGCAGCGGAGACGGGCGTAGTTGCCCATCCGGCATCCCTCTCGCGGGTGCTGATCCAGGCTGGCTATCGGGTAAAAAAAACGCTGCTGGCCAGCGAGTGCGGACGCGATGATGTCGCTCATGCGCGACTGCGATGGCGCCTCGACCGGCAGCCGCAGATGCGCGCAAAGCCTCATCACCTCGTCTTTCTGGATGAGACGGCGACCACCACGAAGATGACCAAGCTTCGTGGCCGGGCGCCAAAAGGAGAGCGTCTCAAGGCCCGCGCTCCGTTCGGTCATTGGAAAACGCAAACCTTCATCGCGGGGCTGCGCTGCGATTGCTTGGTTGCCCCGTGGGTGATCGACCAACCGATGAACCGGCGCCTGTTCGAAACCTATATCGAAACCCAGTTGGCGCCAACGCTCAGCCCCGGCGATGTTGTGATCGCCGACAATCTGTCGAGCCACAAAAGCGAAAAGGTCAAAGCCTGCCTTAAAGAGCGAGGTGCGTGGATCCTTTTCCTCCCCGCTTATTCACCCGATTTGAACCCAATAGAAATGGCCTTCGCTAAATTGAAATCGCACCTGCGACGGATCGGGGCGCGGACCATCGATGAGCTATGGAAGGCTCTCGGACATATCTGCGACCTCTATTCTGCCGAAGAATGTTGGGAATATTTCAAGGCCGCCGGATATGCGTCCAACTAA
- a CDS encoding DUF4139 domain-containing protein has protein sequence MRLKCLAFTSAAALIPQSLFAQPSPAVPNAQGDVAVTIYNNDLALVQDVRRITLSAGRSRQEFPDVSARIRPETVTLSGEGIGIVEQNFDYDLLSPASLMEKAVGQTITLLRTNPATGVETREQATVLAANGGVVLKIGDRIEVLRDDGLPVRVIFSSIPPNLRARPTLSVTMDAQQAGARPVTLSYLTPGMSWKSDYVALFDEKAGKLDMQGWITLNNSTGTTFANARALLVAGDVGQVQQRYNGGRPQPRGNQPGTESGDGEQLGDFHVYPIEGRTTIANAQTKQVSFLDASGVPAERGYEFRNDWMESRDQAESAASILKFSNAKASGIGAALPAGTVRVYMRDSRGQAQFVGESTIPHTPGGSTLALRTGDAFDVKVQPVVEKRGVITTDEWTQTARWRVTYPDGSRKEVQVEQPDKYYRTQMRYIITNAKSTPVNVDVVQSGLARWGWWRDLRVPEESIGGVQETADMRRWVVPVPANGKVELTATFLTPW, from the coding sequence ATGCGGCTGAAATGTCTTGCTTTTACATCGGCTGCTGCCCTGATCCCGCAATCGCTTTTCGCTCAGCCATCGCCGGCGGTGCCCAATGCCCAGGGCGATGTTGCCGTCACCATCTATAATAACGATCTGGCGCTGGTGCAGGATGTGCGGCGGATCACCTTGTCCGCAGGGCGCTCTCGGCAGGAATTTCCTGATGTTTCCGCGCGAATCCGCCCGGAAACGGTGACATTGTCGGGCGAGGGCATCGGCATTGTCGAACAGAATTTCGATTATGATCTGCTCTCGCCTGCGTCGCTGATGGAAAAGGCAGTGGGTCAGACCATCACCCTGCTGCGCACCAATCCGGCAACCGGCGTGGAGACGCGCGAGCAGGCAACGGTTCTGGCAGCCAATGGCGGTGTCGTGCTGAAAATTGGCGATCGCATAGAGGTGCTGCGCGACGACGGCCTGCCGGTGCGGGTCATTTTTTCTTCCATCCCGCCTAATTTGCGTGCCCGTCCGACGCTCAGCGTCACTATGGACGCGCAGCAGGCCGGGGCGCGGCCGGTGACGCTCAGTTATCTGACGCCGGGCATGAGCTGGAAATCCGACTATGTCGCGCTATTCGACGAAAAGGCGGGTAAGCTCGACATGCAGGGTTGGATCACGCTCAATAACAGCACGGGCACGACCTTCGCCAATGCCCGCGCCCTGCTGGTCGCGGGGGATGTGGGGCAGGTCCAGCAGCGCTATAATGGCGGTCGGCCCCAGCCCCGTGGGAATCAGCCGGGAACCGAGAGCGGCGATGGCGAGCAATTGGGCGACTTCCATGTCTATCCGATCGAAGGACGCACCACGATCGCCAATGCACAGACCAAGCAGGTGAGCTTCCTCGATGCATCGGGCGTTCCGGCGGAGCGGGGTTATGAGTTTCGCAACGACTGGATGGAAAGCCGGGATCAGGCCGAAAGCGCGGCATCCATATTGAAATTCTCCAATGCAAAAGCCTCCGGTATCGGCGCCGCGCTGCCGGCGGGTACGGTGCGCGTCTATATGCGGGATTCTCGCGGGCAGGCGCAGTTTGTGGGTGAAAGCACCATCCCTCACACGCCGGGCGGTTCCACTCTGGCGCTGCGTACCGGGGATGCGTTCGACGTAAAGGTGCAGCCGGTGGTGGAGAAACGCGGCGTCATCACGACCGACGAATGGACGCAGACCGCGCGCTGGCGTGTCACCTATCCTGACGGCAGCAGGAAGGAAGTGCAGGTCGAACAGCCGGATAAATATTACCGGACCCAGATGCGCTACATCATCACCAATGCGAAATCGACGCCGGTAAATGTCGATGTGGTCCAGTCCGGCCTCGCCCGTTGGGGGTGGTGGCGCGACCTGCGTGTGCCGGAAGAAAGCATTGGGGGCGTGCAGGAGACGGCGGATATGCGGCGGTGGGTCGTGCCCGTGCCCGCCAATGGCAAGGTCGAGTTGACCGCCACCTTCCTTACCCCCTGGTAA
- a CDS encoding glucose 1-dehydrogenase, with the protein MHDLDGQVALVTGAATGIGRQAALSFAAAGAHVVLADVAKTAGEEAAHAVEAAGGRAIFVATDVSRDADVAHAVTLAVKSFGGLQCAFNNAGIAPRGAPVAEMSEEDWDRTIGVNLKGVWLCLKHECAHMLAHGGGAIVNTSSIMGVVSGPGLAAYSASKTGVVGLTRAVALDYARAGIRVNAVCPGGIAHTGMTDHPDNQKDMEQLMQATPMGRLGEPHDIASAVVWLCSPQAGFITGQALSIDGGFTVW; encoded by the coding sequence ATGCATGATCTTGACGGCCAAGTCGCGCTTGTTACGGGCGCTGCGACCGGCATCGGTCGTCAGGCGGCCTTGAGCTTTGCCGCAGCGGGCGCGCATGTGGTGCTCGCCGATGTAGCGAAAACCGCTGGCGAGGAGGCTGCCCATGCCGTGGAGGCGGCAGGCGGACGCGCGATCTTCGTGGCGACGGATGTGTCGCGCGACGCCGATGTCGCCCATGCCGTCACCCTGGCGGTCAAAAGCTTCGGCGGGTTGCAGTGCGCCTTCAACAATGCGGGCATCGCGCCGCGTGGCGCGCCCGTGGCCGAGATGTCGGAAGAGGATTGGGACCGCACCATCGGCGTCAACCTGAAGGGCGTCTGGCTCTGCCTGAAGCATGAATGCGCCCATATGCTGGCCCATGGCGGCGGCGCCATCGTCAACACATCGTCGATCATGGGTGTGGTGAGCGGACCGGGGCTGGCCGCCTATTCCGCGTCCAAGACCGGAGTGGTCGGTCTCACCCGCGCCGTCGCGCTGGATTACGCACGGGCGGGCATTCGGGTGAATGCGGTCTGCCCAGGCGGCATCGCCCATACCGGGATGACCGATCACCCGGATAACCAGAAGGACATGGAACAGTTGATGCAGGCGACGCCCATGGGCCGGCTGGGGGAACCCCATGACATCGCCAGCGCGGTGGTCTGGCTGTGTTCGCCGCAGGCCGGCTTCATCACGGGGCAGGCGCTCAGCATCGATGGCGGATTCACCGTCTGGTGA
- a CDS encoding DUF1326 domain-containing protein → MVYWKLKGREFANCNCEYGCNCQFGGLPDKGRCQAAVGIAIDEGHHGDTDLSGLNIAGVFSWPGPIHEGQGECVAFVDERATPAQRDALLTILTGGDTDPFATVFAVFASTITTMHEPCFVPVDFEVDVEGRKARLRIAGHLEMDGEPIRSPVNGSEVRARIQLPDGFEYEVAEVGSGATRSVDPMPLAHASSYGQFAHLHLDSHGVVRGQ, encoded by the coding sequence ATGGTCTATTGGAAGCTCAAGGGCCGGGAATTCGCGAACTGCAATTGCGAATATGGCTGCAACTGCCAGTTCGGCGGTCTGCCCGACAAGGGACGTTGCCAGGCCGCTGTCGGCATCGCCATCGATGAAGGACATCATGGCGACACAGACCTGTCCGGTCTCAACATAGCGGGCGTCTTCAGTTGGCCGGGCCCGATCCATGAAGGGCAGGGCGAATGCGTCGCCTTCGTCGATGAGCGGGCCACGCCTGCGCAGCGCGATGCCCTACTGACCATCCTGACGGGCGGCGATACCGATCCGTTCGCGACCGTTTTCGCGGTCTTCGCCTCCACCATCACGACCATGCATGAACCCTGTTTCGTGCCCGTCGATTTCGAGGTGGATGTGGAAGGGCGCAAGGCCCGGCTGCGCATAGCCGGCCATCTGGAAATGGACGGCGAACCGATCCGCAGCCCGGTCAATGGCAGCGAAGTCCGCGCCCGGATACAATTGCCCGACGGCTTCGAATATGAAGTGGCGGAGGTCGGTTCGGGCGCCACCCGGTCCGTCGATCCGATGCCGCTCGCCCATGCGTCGAGCTACGGCCAATTCGCCCATCTGCATCTCGACAGCCATGGCGTCGTGCGGGGGCAATGA
- a CDS encoding DUF2157 domain-containing protein — protein MGGRAQPACGPVGLWAVVGLGVLTIGLGIVSVVAANWDAIPGETRLAIHFALMIGCAVLLWCSLAGAAAKDGYCSDGLLFVAAVLGLTFFGHVGQVYQTSSPLWQPLLAWLIIFSPLLLLFGRGWPVAGLWLAGVIGTTWSYADEYGLWSWGRHMPQPAFPTLFWGLIGCPPMAVAAFAALIRDRSDRPAFWRVLELLAIATILIGLTIVIIVGQWDGRSHGMVGSVAIQSLALIGAAAAILSVRGARSGQAMAGILVVTAMVHFADALLLAMHGPIRGPWIGALFFLILWGAVAGGALFARQRRLFQGAIALLAIRIIILSFELNDDLLGNGAGLILSGAFAMAVAWVTVRISRRYAPEGRGGE, from the coding sequence GTGGGAGGCCGCGCACAGCCGGCCTGTGGGCCTGTGGGCCTGTGGGCGGTCGTCGGGCTGGGCGTGCTGACGATCGGGCTCGGCATCGTGTCCGTCGTCGCGGCCAATTGGGATGCGATACCGGGCGAAACGCGCCTTGCGATCCACTTCGCGCTGATGATCGGCTGTGCGGTTCTGCTCTGGTGCTCTCTGGCCGGGGCGGCGGCGAAGGATGGTTATTGCAGCGACGGCCTGTTGTTCGTGGCAGCGGTGCTGGGTCTGACCTTTTTCGGCCATGTGGGTCAGGTCTACCAGACATCGTCGCCGCTCTGGCAGCCGCTATTGGCATGGTTGATCATCTTTTCCCCGCTGCTGCTTCTGTTCGGGCGGGGGTGGCCTGTCGCAGGCCTCTGGCTGGCCGGCGTCATCGGCACGACATGGTCCTATGCCGACGAATATGGCCTTTGGTCATGGGGCCGTCACATGCCGCAACCTGCCTTTCCCACCTTGTTCTGGGGACTGATCGGCTGTCCGCCGATGGCGGTCGCGGCCTTTGCCGCGCTGATCCGCGACCGTAGCGATCGTCCGGCTTTCTGGCGCGTGCTGGAACTGCTGGCCATCGCCACCATTTTGATCGGCCTCACCATCGTCATTATCGTTGGCCAATGGGATGGCCGGTCGCATGGCATGGTCGGCAGCGTCGCGATCCAGAGCCTGGCGTTGATCGGTGCGGCGGCGGCGATCCTGTCGGTCAGGGGAGCGCGATCTGGCCAAGCGATGGCAGGCATATTGGTGGTCACGGCCATGGTGCATTTCGCTGACGCCTTATTGCTTGCCATGCATGGCCCGATCCGTGGCCCATGGATCGGCGCATTATTCTTCCTCATCCTCTGGGGCGCGGTCGCCGGAGGCGCTCTTTTCGCCCGGCAGCGGCGCCTGTTTCAGGGCGCGATCGCGCTGCTTGCCATTCGCATCATCATCCTCAGTTTTGAACTGAATGACGACCTGTTGGGGAACGGCGCCGGCCTTATTCTTTCCGGGGCTTTCGCCATGGCTGTGGCATGGGTGACGGTGCGTATATCGAGGCGCTATGCCCCCGAGGGGAGGGGCGGGGAATGA
- a CDS encoding DUF2182 domain-containing protein — protein sequence MRAEVEAVLARHRILSVMALAALILLAWGWLLLGAGMGMAPMASLAPSGLQPQDPMMAMMMPVVGPWTAAQFALTLIMWWVMMVAMMLPSAAPTILLYARAATHRKTIVRPATESFLAGYLLVWGLFSLLATTAQWRLSAAAMLAPMAMASSSHWLSAGLLAAAGLYQFSPWKDACLRQCRNPATFLSRYYRPGRTGALRMGMIHGAWCVGCCWMLMALLFVGGVMNLVWIALLTLLVAMEKLLPWGRLISVATGLGCIAWAVLLVI from the coding sequence ATGAGGGCTGAGGTGGAAGCGGTGCTTGCCCGGCATCGCATCCTGTCGGTAATGGCGCTGGCCGCATTGATCCTGCTCGCCTGGGGCTGGCTGTTGCTGGGGGCGGGCATGGGTATGGCGCCGATGGCGTCGCTCGCGCCCTCCGGACTTCAGCCGCAAGACCCCATGATGGCGATGATGATGCCTGTGGTCGGCCCGTGGACGGCGGCGCAGTTCGCGCTGACGCTGATCATGTGGTGGGTGATGATGGTCGCGATGATGCTGCCTTCCGCCGCGCCGACGATCCTGCTCTACGCCCGTGCCGCCACCCATCGCAAGACGATCGTCCGCCCCGCGACGGAGAGCTTTCTGGCGGGCTATCTGCTGGTCTGGGGCCTGTTCTCCCTGCTCGCGACGACCGCGCAATGGCGGCTGAGCGCCGCAGCCATGCTGGCCCCGATGGCGATGGCGTCGTCCAGTCACTGGCTGTCGGCGGGACTGCTGGCGGCAGCTGGCCTCTACCAGTTCAGCCCATGGAAGGACGCTTGCCTGCGTCAGTGCCGCAACCCGGCCACTTTTCTCAGCCGCTATTATCGCCCAGGTCGGACGGGCGCGCTGCGCATGGGCATGATCCACGGTGCATGGTGCGTGGGATGCTGCTGGATGTTGATGGCGCTGTTGTTCGTCGGCGGCGTCATGAACCTCGTGTGGATCGCGTTGTTGACGCTGCTGGTGGCGATGGAAAAGCTGCTGCCCTGGGGGCGGCTGATTTCTGTGGCCACGGGGCTGGGGTGTATTGCTTGGGCGGTACTTCTGGTGATTTAA
- a CDS encoding arylamine N-acetyltransferase, whose product MAESLTEAQLDAYLARIGVRRPERTDPAALKAIHRAHAYGFTWEAIDCFMEWPTSVDPQDAFAKMVEHRRGGWCYEMNGLLGAALSACGFAVTRLCGGVRRAELGDLAIGNHLTLRVDFEEPWLAEVGLGDALVDPIPLVVGSAEQRGYAFALEHADGDWLRFRNHAYSGAPSFDFRADYVDEPALGHAQRYLREAEASPFRTNLVIQRHFPDRIEAVRNATRYTTTPRGVSERPIRDAEEFTALLDGVFQIVVPCPEAVWDRVCQVIDLSPN is encoded by the coding sequence ATGGCGGAAAGTCTGACAGAAGCGCAATTGGATGCCTATCTTGCACGGATCGGGGTCCGGCGACCCGAAAGGACCGATCCAGCCGCGCTAAAGGCGATCCATCGCGCCCATGCATATGGCTTCACCTGGGAAGCCATTGATTGTTTCATGGAATGGCCCACCAGCGTTGATCCCCAGGACGCATTTGCCAAGATGGTGGAGCATCGCCGGGGGGGCTGGTGCTATGAAATGAACGGTCTGCTTGGCGCAGCCCTGTCCGCTTGCGGTTTCGCCGTGACGCGGTTGTGCGGTGGAGTTCGCCGGGCTGAGCTGGGCGATCTCGCCATCGGCAACCATTTGACGCTGCGGGTCGATTTTGAGGAACCCTGGCTTGCGGAAGTGGGCCTTGGCGACGCGTTGGTGGACCCGATTCCTTTGGTTGTCGGCTCGGCCGAACAGCGCGGTTATGCCTTCGCGCTTGAACATGCGGACGGAGACTGGTTGCGGTTCCGCAATCACGCATATAGCGGCGCGCCCAGTTTCGACTTCCGGGCGGACTATGTCGATGAACCGGCGCTGGGGCATGCCCAGAGGTACCTCCGGGAGGCCGAGGCGTCGCCGTTCAGGACCAATCTCGTGATCCAGCGTCACTTTCCCGATCGCATAGAGGCCGTCCGCAACGCCACGCGATACACAACGACGCCGCGGGGCGTTTCAGAGCGACCCATCCGGGACGCCGAGGAATTTACCGCGCTGCTGGATGGCGTATTTCAGATTGTCGTGCCCTGCCCGGAGGCCGTATGGGATCGCGTCTGCCAGGTGATTGATCTGTCGCCGAACTGA
- a CDS encoding sensor histidine kinase, protein MAVADDETDGLSEREHSLEQALLGSILATVPDALIVIDMRGQIVSFSAAAQHMFQYAESDVLGENISMLMPSPDRERHDGYIDHYMSTGEKRIIGIGRLTSARRRDGSVFPIELSVGEVSDQGRRLFTGFIRDLTERQQAERRVADLQAELAHASRVTAMGTLAAALAHELNQPLTAIANYLEAGRDLLDGEGPVDRELLREAMDESARQALRAGEIIRSLREFIKRGETMRQPEPLRGLLAEGAALAFIGVDSRGLDMDISVDPRVDKVLVNRVQLQQVIINLTKNAVEAMAESPVRILRLSAIPGESGRVEVIVADSGPGLDPDMSRTLFTPFTTTKASGMGVGLSISQTIVEGHGGRIWATPSQWGGTAFHFTLDAVEPA, encoded by the coding sequence ATGGCGGTAGCGGACGATGAAACCGATGGCTTGAGTGAGCGTGAGCATAGTCTGGAACAGGCGCTGCTCGGCTCCATATTGGCGACCGTGCCCGATGCGCTGATCGTCATCGACATGCGTGGACAGATCGTGTCGTTCAGCGCAGCCGCCCAGCACATGTTCCAATATGCCGAAAGCGACGTGCTGGGCGAGAATATCTCGATGCTGATGCCTTCCCCCGACCGGGAACGACATGACGGCTATATCGACCATTATATGAGCACTGGTGAGAAACGGATCATCGGCATCGGCCGCCTGACCAGCGCGCGGCGGCGGGACGGGTCCGTCTTTCCCATCGAGTTGTCGGTGGGCGAGGTCAGCGATCAAGGGCGGCGGCTGTTCACCGGCTTCATCCGCGACCTCACCGAACGGCAGCAGGCCGAGCGGCGGGTGGCCGATTTGCAGGCGGAACTGGCCCATGCATCACGGGTGACGGCAATGGGAACGCTGGCCGCCGCGCTGGCGCATGAATTGAACCAACCGCTGACCGCCATCGCCAATTATCTGGAGGCGGGGCGCGACCTGCTCGACGGCGAGGGACCGGTCGACCGTGAACTGTTGCGCGAGGCGATGGACGAGAGCGCGCGCCAGGCCCTGCGTGCGGGCGAGATCATCCGGTCCCTGCGCGAGTTCATCAAGCGCGGCGAAACGATGCGCCAGCCCGAACCCCTCCGCGGGCTGCTGGCAGAAGGCGCGGCGCTGGCCTTTATCGGCGTCGACAGCCGGGGGCTGGACATGGACATCAGCGTCGACCCGCGCGTCGACAAGGTGCTGGTCAATCGCGTGCAGTTGCAGCAGGTCATCATCAACCTCACCAAGAATGCGGTCGAGGCTATGGCGGAAAGTCCGGTCCGCATCCTGCGCCTGTCCGCCATTCCGGGCGAAAGCGGCCGGGTCGAGGTGATCGTCGCCGACAGCGGGCCGGGGCTGGACCCCGACATGTCGCGCACGCTCTTCACCCCCTTCACCACCACCAAGGCGTCCGGCATGGGCGTTGGCCTGTCGATCAGCCAGACCATCGTCGAGGGGCATGGAGGACGCATCTGGGCCACGCCCTCCCAATGGGGCGGCACGGCCTTTCACTTCACCCTGGACGCAGTGGAGCCAGCATGA
- the fixJ gene encoding response regulator FixJ, with the protein MSEPYPTYVVDDDEAIRRSLSFMLKTSGFAVKLFDGGTAFLKEAADLPPGCVLLDVRMPDIDGLAVQRELRARGIMLPVVIMTGHGDIDMAVTAMKAGASDFIEKPFEKSALLGCIEAAQRLTVADRGASARTEDAKARLNVLTEREREVLDGLVEGLPNKTIAYDLGISPRTVEIHRANLMQKLEVKSLAEALRIAFHAGLAKNEA; encoded by the coding sequence ATGAGCGAACCCTATCCCACCTATGTCGTGGACGATGACGAAGCGATCCGGCGGTCGCTGTCCTTCATGCTGAAGACCAGCGGCTTCGCGGTGAAGCTGTTCGATGGCGGCACCGCCTTCCTGAAGGAAGCCGCCGACCTGCCGCCGGGCTGCGTGCTGCTGGACGTGCGGATGCCGGATATCGATGGGCTGGCGGTGCAGCGGGAATTGCGCGCGCGGGGCATCATGTTGCCGGTAGTCATCATGACCGGCCATGGCGACATCGACATGGCGGTAACGGCGATGAAGGCAGGCGCGAGCGACTTCATCGAAAAGCCGTTCGAGAAAAGCGCGCTGCTTGGCTGCATCGAGGCGGCGCAGCGACTGACCGTGGCCGATCGCGGCGCCAGCGCCCGGACGGAGGATGCAAAGGCGCGGCTCAACGTCCTGACCGAGCGGGAACGGGAAGTGCTGGACGGGCTGGTCGAGGGGCTGCCCAACAAGACCATCGCCTATGATCTGGGGATCAGCCCGCGCACGGTGGAAATCCACCGCGCCAATCTGATGCAGAAGCTGGAGGTAAAGAGCCTGGCCGAAGCGCTGAGGATTGCCTTCCACGCCGGACTGGCGAAGAACGAAGCCTAA
- a CDS encoding GDYXXLXY domain-containing protein: protein MIRIVSPRLLLAAALLLPLVVLACSWAATYRLARQGQEWLIPIKGYDPRDLLRGHYVQYRYDWPVDRAPADGLDEGGVSFNASFVDQLCIEGTAPNIVRVRELPVVMGWSDPDKAKGCAIIARASVGARREVRGLESAIIFTSQSRALALSRQLASPDTQGFVRVRIRPDGVMRPIDLEFRRRKSH from the coding sequence ATGATAAGGATTGTTTCGCCCCGCCTTCTGCTCGCCGCCGCCCTCCTGCTGCCGCTGGTAGTGCTGGCTTGTAGCTGGGCGGCAACCTATCGCCTTGCCCGGCAGGGGCAGGAATGGCTCATCCCCATCAAAGGCTATGATCCCAGAGATCTGCTGCGGGGGCACTATGTCCAATATCGATATGACTGGCCTGTGGACCGCGCACCGGCGGACGGCCTCGATGAGGGAGGGGTGTCGTTCAACGCGTCCTTCGTGGATCAATTATGCATCGAAGGGACGGCGCCCAACATCGTCAGGGTGCGTGAATTGCCGGTCGTCATGGGCTGGTCCGATCCCGACAAGGCAAAAGGATGCGCCATCATTGCGCGTGCTTCCGTTGGCGCCCGGCGGGAAGTCCGGGGGCTGGAATCAGCTATTATTTTCACGTCCCAGTCGCGTGCGCTGGCATTGTCGCGCCAATTGGCAAGCCCGGACACCCAGGGTTTCGTTCGGGTCAGGATCAGACCAGACGGCGTGATGCGACCGATCGATCTGGAGTTCAGGCGGCGCAAGAGCCATTAA